One segment of Methanosphaera sp. WGK6 DNA contains the following:
- the topA gene encoding DNA topoisomerase I, giving the protein MSELIICEKPKVAEKVAQALSDSPVKNSYKRVPYYEIVKDNGDTITVLSAVGHLFSLKAADKKKKRLYDVEWVPLYETDKSKKYVKNYIDTIKKFSKNADRFIHACDYDTEGTLIGYNALKYICGSNSIENSFRMKFSALTKKDLIKSYSEAYPLKDDQSWIDSGEARHILDFLFGVNISKSMTDSVSKASNRYVQLSAGRVQTPTLAILAEREKEIKKFIPEPYWLIKAKIQKGIIADHKKGKIFDKKEVKKILDNCKGKDATVTKITTRTSSKSLPVPFELGTLQSEAYAQFGFTPRKTQQIAQNLYVEGYTSYPRTSSQKLPDSLGLPNILNQLSKDPKYKDKIKQLKQPLKPNEGKKTDEAHPAIHPTGTLPKDISADYQKIYDLITYRFISLFGEPAEIESIKVDLDIGEEPFEFSRQRISKEGWLNLDPYQYKKVKNEEFPDISEGETTKAKVKSEEKETKPPARYNQASIIRELEKRGLGTKSTRANIVSILYTRKYVEGKKIEVSQLGEQIIDTLGKYSERITSEQMTREFETDLSNIKEHEITEINVIDEAKNELDGILDSIDENSEDIGKELYGAYEQSRIVGECECGGNLIIISSPRGGKFVGCSNYPKCKKTYSLPSGANVLKTKCEKCGLPLISYGKPRQRACLNFECANGGQKSTNDVVGKCPECGNDIIKRMGRYGEFIGCTGFPKCRFTSSIADFEKSQNEKEEVK; this is encoded by the coding sequence ATGAGTGAATTAATTATCTGTGAAAAGCCTAAAGTGGCAGAAAAAGTAGCTCAAGCATTATCAGATTCACCAGTAAAAAATTCATATAAAAGAGTACCATATTATGAAATTGTTAAAGATAATGGGGATACTATTACTGTATTATCTGCAGTAGGTCATTTATTTTCATTAAAAGCAGCAGATAAAAAGAAAAAAAGATTATATGATGTAGAATGGGTACCATTATATGAAACAGATAAATCAAAAAAATATGTTAAAAATTATATTGATACTATAAAAAAATTTTCAAAAAATGCTGATAGATTTATACATGCCTGTGATTATGATACAGAAGGGACCTTAATCGGATATAATGCTTTAAAATATATTTGTGGAAGTAATAGTATAGAAAATTCATTTAGGATGAAATTTTCAGCGTTAACTAAAAAAGATCTTATAAAATCTTATTCAGAAGCATATCCGCTTAAAGATGATCAAAGTTGGATAGATAGTGGTGAAGCAAGACATATTCTTGATTTTTTATTTGGGGTAAATATATCTAAATCAATGACTGATTCAGTGTCAAAAGCTTCAAATAGGTATGTTCAGTTATCTGCAGGGAGAGTACAAACACCAACCCTTGCAATTCTAGCAGAACGTGAAAAAGAAATAAAAAAATTTATTCCAGAACCATACTGGTTAATCAAGGCAAAAATTCAAAAAGGAATAATAGCTGACCATAAAAAAGGTAAAATCTTTGATAAAAAAGAAGTTAAGAAAATACTTGATAACTGTAAAGGAAAAGATGCAACAGTAACAAAAATAACAACAAGAACATCTAGTAAATCACTACCAGTTCCATTTGAATTAGGAACATTACAATCTGAAGCCTATGCACAATTTGGTTTTACTCCAAGAAAAACACAACAAATAGCACAGAATTTATATGTTGAAGGATATACTTCATATCCAAGAACATCTTCACAAAAATTACCTGACTCATTGGGACTACCTAATATTCTAAATCAATTATCAAAAGACCCTAAATATAAAGATAAAATTAAACAATTAAAACAACCACTCAAACCAAATGAAGGTAAAAAAACTGATGAAGCACACCCTGCAATACATCCAACTGGAACATTACCTAAGGATATTTCTGCAGACTATCAGAAAATATATGATTTAATAACTTATAGATTTATTAGTCTATTTGGAGAACCTGCAGAAATTGAATCCATAAAAGTGGACTTGGATATTGGAGAAGAACCTTTTGAATTCTCAAGACAAAGAATTTCAAAAGAAGGTTGGTTAAACTTAGATCCATATCAATATAAAAAAGTTAAAAATGAAGAATTCCCTGATATATCTGAAGGTGAAACAACTAAAGCTAAAGTTAAAAGTGAAGAAAAAGAAACAAAACCACCAGCACGATATAATCAAGCATCAATAATTAGAGAATTGGAAAAACGGGGATTAGGTACAAAGTCTACAAGGGCAAATATTGTTTCTATATTATATACTAGAAAATATGTTGAAGGTAAAAAAATAGAAGTTAGTCAATTAGGTGAACAAATTATTGATACACTTGGAAAATATTCTGAAAGAATAACTAGTGAACAAATGACTCGTGAATTTGAAACAGACTTATCTAACATTAAAGAACATGAAATAACAGAAATAAATGTTATTGATGAAGCTAAAAATGAATTAGATGGTATTCTTGATTCTATTGATGAAAATAGTGAAGATATTGGTAAAGAACTCTATGGTGCTTATGAACAAAGTAGAATTGTTGGTGAATGTGAATGTGGTGGTAATTTAATTATTATTTCATCACCACGTGGTGGAAAATTTGTAGGTTGTTCAAATTATCCTAAATGTAAGAAAACATATTCATTACCATCAGGAGCAAATGTGCTAAAAACTAAATGTGAAAAATGTGGATTACCATTAATATCTTATGGTAAACCTAGACAAAGAGCTTGTCTTAACTTTGAATGTGCGAATGGTGGTCAAAAATCTACAAATGATGTGGTTGGAAAATGTCCTGAATGTGGAAATGATATTATAAAACGTATGGGACGTTATGGTGAATTTATTGGATGCACAGGTTTTCCTAAATGTAGATTTACTTCATCAATAGCTGATTTTGAAAAATCACAAAATGAAAAAGAAGAAGTTAAATAA
- a CDS encoding metallophosphoesterase, producing the protein MNYMLIGVISDTHIPFRSYEIPEIVFNVFDNVDMILHAGDIESLSVIESLEKIAPVTAVHGNCDPNLGLNESEVIEIEDLKVGLIHGVVYPKGDTQQLYYKAKELGVDVLISGHTHQAMIEQINDVLLLNPGSPTQPRLTDPTVMLLEIEGSEVKADIIKVGRPTCKALDFSQFK; encoded by the coding sequence GTGAATTACATGTTAATCGGAGTTATATCAGATACACATATTCCATTTAGATCCTATGAAATTCCAGAAATTGTTTTTAATGTATTTGATAATGTGGATATGATATTACATGCAGGAGATATTGAATCATTAAGTGTTATTGAATCATTAGAAAAAATTGCACCTGTTACAGCAGTACATGGAAATTGTGATCCTAATTTAGGACTTAATGAAAGTGAAGTAATAGAAATAGAAGATTTGAAAGTAGGCTTAATCCATGGTGTTGTATATCCAAAAGGTGATACTCAACAATTATATTATAAAGCTAAAGAATTAGGAGTAGATGTATTAATAAGTGGACATACTCATCAAGCTATGATAGAACAAATAAATGATGTGTTACTTCTTAATCCAGGTAGTCCAACACAACCACGTTTAACTGATCCTACAGTTATGTTACTTGAAATTGAAGGATCAGAAGTTAAAGCAGATATTATTAAAGTAGGAAGACCTACATGCAAAGCTTTGGATTTTTCACAATTTAAATAA
- a CDS encoding DEAD/DEAH box helicase: MTKDILTYFQNKKWFRDRIEHIEEIPARRARYTTEKVELPKPLENYLEENEIKLYTHQYKSLKYVREGHNVIITTPTASGKTLSFTLPVLEDLTNNKEDTALYIYPTKALANDQLKSILKIDEACDLEIFPAKYDGDTPKSKRPEIKRKSRLVITNPYELHLILPWHSQWKRFFENIKYIIIDEAHQYRGVFGSNMAFLIRRLKRICKFYGSEPQFIISTATLANPVEFSEKLTGLEYKLVDENGSPSGKKYFIFFNPYAIESKNPSIHNDTLQLFNTFIQNDFQTICFEISRKMAEVIALRSKEQFKTKQPELCNKITAYRAGYTVDERKKIEDDLKEGKLKGIVTTNALELGINIGSLDSVIISGYPGTLISTWQQAGRAGRSNQESIITMIAFQNPLDQYFMKHPELFFNKTHEHAIIDLNNQQILRDHLKCAAYENPLKLNEIESFGFDDEGIVIDEISDLETEGIIKYADNQWIYDDQNLLKKDKSPNFEVNLSDVRSEPYKVFNGNQFLEEMNEKQAFREAHENAVLIHNGDTYLVRKMDIQERRVYVKKKNLNYYTQALKEVDVKILREEKEEKIGDITLSYGRLNVTEKYDRYNVINYSKIISSKKLNLPPLNFKTKGFWFTIPFEIKEQLKEELINDEKFNDVFMGCLQGVENVMLSVTPFHVMCDTYDLGGVTKNMHENTLNATIFIYDGFENGVGLTLKAFKLFKNIIKMAYELVRDCECESGCPACIYSSQQQTDDKYLNKKGTLIILKELYEIISNN; the protein is encoded by the coding sequence ATGACAAAGGATATCTTAACATATTTTCAAAACAAAAAATGGTTCAGAGACAGAATAGAACATATAGAAGAAATACCAGCAAGAAGAGCAAGATACACAACAGAAAAAGTAGAATTACCTAAACCTCTCGAAAATTACCTTGAAGAAAATGAAATTAAGTTATACACACACCAATATAAATCATTAAAATATGTAAGAGAAGGACATAATGTTATTATCACAACACCAACCGCTAGTGGAAAAACATTATCCTTCACACTACCCGTACTAGAAGATTTGACAAATAACAAAGAAGACACTGCATTATATATATACCCAACAAAAGCATTAGCTAATGATCAACTAAAAAGTATACTAAAAATAGATGAAGCCTGTGATTTAGAAATATTTCCTGCCAAATATGATGGAGATACTCCTAAATCCAAACGTCCAGAAATAAAAAGAAAATCCCGACTTGTCATAACAAATCCATACGAACTACATCTCATATTACCATGGCACAGTCAATGGAAACGATTCTTTGAAAATATAAAATATATAATTATTGATGAAGCACACCAGTACCGTGGAGTATTTGGATCCAATATGGCATTTCTTATAAGACGTTTGAAACGAATATGTAAGTTTTATGGTTCAGAACCTCAATTTATTATATCAACTGCTACACTAGCAAATCCTGTAGAATTTAGTGAAAAGTTAACAGGACTTGAATATAAACTAGTTGATGAAAATGGGTCACCTTCAGGTAAAAAATACTTCATATTCTTCAATCCATACGCTATAGAATCAAAAAATCCATCAATACATAATGACACATTACAACTATTTAATACATTTATCCAAAATGACTTTCAAACAATATGTTTTGAAATATCACGAAAAATGGCAGAAGTAATAGCACTACGATCAAAAGAACAATTCAAAACAAAACAGCCAGAACTATGTAATAAAATAACAGCATATCGTGCAGGATATACTGTAGATGAAAGAAAAAAAATTGAAGACGATCTTAAAGAAGGAAAACTAAAAGGTATTGTCACAACAAATGCATTAGAACTAGGAATTAATATAGGTTCATTAGATAGTGTAATTATCTCAGGATATCCAGGAACACTTATATCCACATGGCAACAAGCAGGACGAGCAGGACGAAGTAATCAAGAATCAATAATAACCATGATTGCATTTCAAAACCCACTAGATCAATACTTTATGAAACATCCAGAATTATTTTTTAATAAAACACATGAACATGCAATAATAGATTTAAATAACCAACAAATACTACGAGACCACCTGAAATGTGCAGCATATGAAAATCCTTTAAAACTTAATGAAATTGAAAGTTTTGGATTTGATGATGAAGGTATTGTAATAGATGAAATAAGTGATCTTGAAACAGAAGGTATTATAAAATATGCCGACAACCAATGGATATATGATGACCAAAATCTATTAAAGAAAGATAAATCACCTAACTTTGAAGTAAATCTAAGTGACGTTCGTTCAGAACCATACAAAGTATTTAATGGAAATCAATTCCTTGAAGAAATGAATGAAAAGCAAGCATTTAGAGAAGCTCATGAAAATGCAGTACTAATCCATAATGGAGACACCTACCTTGTAAGAAAAATGGACATACAAGAAAGAAGAGTGTATGTTAAAAAGAAAAATCTAAATTATTATACTCAAGCATTGAAAGAAGTAGATGTAAAAATATTAAGAGAAGAAAAGGAAGAAAAAATAGGAGATATTACACTTAGTTATGGTCGTCTAAATGTAACTGAAAAATATGATAGATATAATGTAATAAATTATAGTAAAATAATTTCTTCAAAGAAATTAAATTTACCACCATTAAATTTCAAAACAAAAGGATTTTGGTTCACCATACCATTTGAAATAAAAGAACAATTAAAAGAAGAACTAATAAATGATGAAAAATTTAATGACGTTTTCATGGGTTGTCTACAAGGAGTAGAAAATGTAATGCTCTCTGTTACACCATTTCATGTAATGTGTGATACCTATGACTTAGGAGGTGTTACTAAAAATATGCATGAAAATACATTAAATGCAACTATATTCATATATGACGGATTTGAAAATGGAGTTGGATTAACCCTAAAAGCATTTAAATTATTTAAAAACATTATTAAAATGGCATATGAGCTAGTTAGAGATTGTGAATGTGAATCTGGATGTCCAGCATGCATATATAGTTCACAACAACAGACAGATGATAAATACTTGAATAAAAAGGGCACATTAATTATATTAAAAGAGTTATATGAAATAATTTCAAATAATTAA
- a CDS encoding STT3 domain-containing protein, with the protein MDNKKLAIKIAPFLIAILLVLAVFAVRAETVNLGGISDSSQKALYQDDSGMPYFTEIDSYYNYRLTENYLETGHLGDSVINGTDWDSLSTSPNGREADYQPVIIVLAAIVYNFVNLFGSVSLTQVAFWLGPIIGSLAVLPAFFIVKRATGSTWGAIVAGIIAGAAPAYFSHTYGGFFDTDMFNVLLPLMIVLFLTESVYAKKPAYKGIYAIISALFLALFSLSWSGYTYMVLLTFGTLILYLPISYFVDKKDGKNISNVKEWLSNNPVTITLIVFIIASVILLVITVGGSMFESISSVVGLSTSLQSATAGTAYPNVYVSVGEMQIPEVIDIANQSGGLFSLIYALLGLVLLAYVLRKRPKSEEKIVEEVQAPTDKKVRNRRYTPKTKKAEEMAHHEHVFRPGKFEWTVDEKNNNLFLFVLTLLWILGIAVMLTQGTRFIEQFEVPVALLAGLFVGIIIKYVDLKIEQKSYVTAIAVVLVLLAVASPMMADHTTAAAAVGSTNDDMYNTLTWIKANTAEDTVLASWWDFGHLFTAVADRQVVFDGGSQNNMRAYWIGNALQTHDENLSAGILRMLANSGEEASNTLDLYTNDTSKSVEILNAILPMDRTAANTALTGTYGLSQQEANAVLDLTHPANTKPVNLILSSDMLSKAAWWSYFGTWDFQNQTSTHYSYYPGQSEVEQINGNTFTLDYSNGIVGVASTSNDTNGTSMTFAYVDQSKLNKTLNESTTEDKERMATELTDGTGNELIKPHKLIYVDNNQLTERIVNNNSNMSIMAIHQTDGSYFTVLFDSYLEDSVFTKLYLESGMNTTRFNMTHSEPGISVWDVYEYASTSTNST; encoded by the coding sequence ATGGACAATAAAAAATTAGCAATTAAAATAGCGCCATTTCTCATAGCGATATTACTAGTATTAGCAGTTTTTGCAGTGAGAGCAGAAACAGTAAATCTCGGTGGAATCTCAGATTCAAGTCAAAAAGCATTATATCAAGATGATAGTGGAATGCCGTACTTCACGGAGATAGACTCATATTATAATTATCGTTTAACTGAGAATTACTTAGAAACAGGTCACTTGGGTGATAGTGTTATTAATGGAACTGATTGGGATTCATTATCTACGTCACCAAATGGTCGTGAAGCAGATTATCAACCAGTAATTATAGTTTTAGCTGCAATAGTTTATAATTTTGTAAACTTATTTGGATCAGTATCATTAACACAAGTTGCATTCTGGTTAGGTCCAATAATAGGATCTTTAGCAGTATTACCAGCATTTTTCATAGTAAAACGAGCTACTGGTAGTACATGGGGAGCAATTGTTGCAGGTATAATTGCAGGAGCAGCACCAGCATATTTCTCACACACATATGGTGGTTTCTTTGATACAGATATGTTCAACGTATTATTACCCTTAATGATAGTACTTTTCTTAACAGAAAGTGTATATGCTAAAAAACCAGCATATAAAGGAATTTATGCAATAATTTCAGCATTATTCTTAGCATTATTCTCTCTATCTTGGAGTGGATATACTTATATGGTTTTATTAACATTTGGTACATTAATATTATATTTACCAATTAGTTATTTTGTAGATAAAAAAGATGGTAAAAATATTTCCAATGTCAAAGAATGGTTATCTAATAATCCAGTTACAATAACCTTAATTGTATTTATTATAGCATCAGTAATATTATTAGTAATTACTGTTGGTGGATCAATGTTTGAATCAATATCAAGTGTTGTTGGTTTATCTACCAGTTTACAAAGTGCTACAGCAGGTACAGCATATCCTAATGTATATGTATCTGTAGGTGAGATGCAAATACCAGAAGTAATTGACATTGCAAATCAAAGTGGAGGTTTATTCTCTTTAATTTATGCATTACTTGGTTTAGTATTATTGGCATATGTTTTAAGAAAAAGACCAAAATCAGAAGAAAAAATTGTTGAAGAAGTTCAAGCTCCAACAGATAAAAAAGTTAGAAACAGAAGATATACACCTAAAACTAAAAAAGCAGAAGAAATGGCTCATCATGAACATGTATTCAGACCTGGAAAATTTGAATGGACTGTTGATGAAAAGAATAATAATTTATTCCTATTTGTTCTAACATTACTTTGGATTTTAGGTATAGCTGTAATGTTAACTCAAGGTACAAGGTTTATAGAACAATTTGAAGTGCCAGTAGCTTTACTTGCAGGATTATTCGTAGGAATAATAATTAAGTATGTTGACTTAAAAATAGAACAAAAATCTTATGTTACAGCCATAGCAGTAGTACTAGTATTACTAGCAGTTGCAAGTCCAATGATGGCAGACCATACTACTGCAGCAGCTGCTGTGGGAAGTACAAATGATGATATGTACAACACATTAACTTGGATAAAAGCAAACACAGCTGAAGATACAGTACTTGCATCTTGGTGGGACTTCGGTCACCTATTCACAGCAGTAGCTGATCGTCAAGTAGTATTTGATGGAGGTTCTCAGAACAATATGAGAGCATATTGGATAGGTAATGCATTACAAACTCATGATGAAAACTTATCTGCTGGTATTCTAAGAATGTTAGCAAATAGTGGAGAAGAAGCTTCAAATACATTAGATTTATATACAAATGATACAAGTAAATCAGTAGAAATATTAAATGCAATTCTACCAATGGATAGAACAGCAGCAAACACAGCATTAACTGGAACATATGGATTATCTCAACAAGAAGCTAATGCAGTATTAGATTTAACACATCCGGCTAATACAAAACCAGTTAATTTAATATTAAGTTCAGATATGCTTTCAAAAGCAGCATGGTGGTCTTACTTTGGTACATGGGATTTCCAAAACCAAACCTCAACACATTACTCATATTATCCAGGACAAAGTGAAGTTGAGCAAATAAATGGAAATACCTTTACTTTAGATTATAGTAATGGAATTGTTGGAGTAGCTTCAACAAGTAATGATACAAATGGAACCAGTATGACATTTGCATATGTAGATCAATCTAAATTAAATAAAACATTAAATGAATCTACAACAGAAGATAAAGAACGTATGGCTACTGAATTAACAGATGGTACTGGAAATGAATTAATTAAACCACATAAATTAATATATGTGGATAACAATCAGTTAACTGAAAGAATAGTTAATAATAATAGTAACATGTCTATCATGGCAATACATCAAACTGATGGTTCTTACTTCACAGTATTATTTGATTCATACTTAGAAGATTCTGTATTCACAAAATTATATCTTGAAAGTGGAATGAACACAACAAGATTTAACATGACTCACTCTGAGCCTGGAATAAGTGTATGGGATGTATATGAGTATGCCAGCACATCTACTAATAGTACATAA